From a single Lolium rigidum isolate FL_2022 chromosome 7, APGP_CSIRO_Lrig_0.1, whole genome shotgun sequence genomic region:
- the LOC124676939 gene encoding expansin-B5-like — MAGSRGKLFLLAALGVLSILSLPAATHGWASGGATWYGGPSGDGSEGGACGYKSDVGQDPFSSMIAAGGESLFKKGKGCGACYRVKCKENPACSGNHVTIVITDSCPDAQCQKRAHFDMSGTAFGAMAKPGMADQLRNAGVLNIEFDRVPCKYHGKKVSFKMDAGANPFYLAMLVEYEAGDGDLNSVEVMEAGGTKGHAKWEPMRQSWGALWCLDSKTGKPLQAPFSFRLTSGNGKVLVANNVVPAGWNAGKAYQSKVNFPA; from the exons ATGGCGGGCAGCCGAGGCAAATTGTTCCTACTTGCAGCGCTCGGCGTGCTGTCAATCCTATCGCTTCCGGCGGCAACGCACGGCTGGGCGTCGGGCGGCGCGACGTGGTACGGGGGGCCTTCCGGCGACGGAAGCGAAG GTGGCGCTTGCGGCTACAAAAGCGATGTTGGCCAGGACCCTTTCTCGTCGATGATCGCCGCCGGCGGGGAATCCCTCTTCAAGAAGGGCAAAGGCTGCGGTGCGTGCTACCGGGTCAAGTGCAAGGagaacccggcctgctccggcaaCCACGTGACCATCGTCATCACCGACTCGTGCCCCGACGCGCAATGCCAGAAGAGGGCGCACTTCGACATGAGCGGCACCGCCTTCGGCGCCATGGCCAAGCCCGGCATGGCCGACCAGCTCCGTAACGCCGGAGTTCTCAACATCGAATTCGACAG ggtgccgtgcaagtaccacggcAAGAAGGTTAGCTTCAAGATGGACGCGGGAGCCAACCCATTCTATCTCGCCATGCTGGTCGAATACGAGGCCGGCGACGGAGACCTCAACTCCGTGGAAGTCATGGAAGCCGGCGGCACCAAAGGCCACGCGAAGTGGGAGCCAATGCGGCAGTCGTGGGGCGCCCTGTGGTGCCTGGACTCCAAGACCGGGAAACCACTGCAGGCTCCATTCTCCTTCCGGCTGACCTCGGGTAACGGCAAGGTGCTCGTCGCCAACAAcgtcgtccccgccggctggaatgCCGGAAAGGCCTACCAGTCCAAGGTGAACTTCCCCGCCTGA